One genomic region from Equus asinus isolate D_3611 breed Donkey chromosome 8, EquAss-T2T_v2, whole genome shotgun sequence encodes:
- the MAPK13 gene encoding mitogen-activated protein kinase 13 isoform X10 yields MRWDAVAGRGGVGRGCQAPAWNTRLKRNSSWEKDYELQFGHFAFEEPVNIRRLISNSKYIWSLGRSGQTDLQKIMGMEFSEDKIQYLVYQMLKGLKDLKPGNLAVNEDCELKILDFGLARPADAQMTGYVVTRWYRAPEVILSWMHYNQTVDIWSVGCIMAEMLTGKTLFKGKDYLDQLTQILKVTGVPGAEFVQKLKDKAAKSYIQALPQSPKKDFSQLFPRASPQAIDLLEKMLELDVDKRLTASQALTHPFFEPFRDPEEETEAQQPFDDSLEHEKLTVDEWKQHIYKEIVNFSPIARKDSRRRSGMKLQ; encoded by the exons ATGCGTTGGGATGCAGTGGCTGGGAGAGGTGGCGTAGGTCGGGGATGCCAGGCTCCTGCTTGGAATACAAGGCTGAAGAGGAACAGCTCTTGGGAGAAAGATTATGAACTCCAGTTTGGACACTTCGCTTTTGAAGAGCCTGTGAACATTCGACGTTTAATCAGCAATTCCAAATACATCTGGAGCTTGGGGAGGTCTGGGCAA ACGGACCTGCAGAAGATCATGGGGATGGAGTTCAGTGAGGACAAGATCCAGTACCTGGTGTATCAGATGCTCAAAGGTCTTAAG GACCTGAAGCCCGGCAACCTCGCTGTGAACGAGGACTGTGAGCTGAAG ATCTTGGATTTTGGGCTAGCACGGCCTGCAGACGCTCAGATGACTGGCTACGTGGTGACCCGCTGGTACCGGGCCCCTGAGGTGATCCTCAGCTGGATGCATTACAACCAGACTG TGGACATCTGGTCTGTGGGCTGTATCATGGCGGAGATGCTGACGGGGAAAACTCTGTTCAAGGGGAAAGATT ACCTGGACCAGCTGACCCAGATCCTGAAAGTGACCGGCGTGCCGGGCGCAGAGTTTGTGCAGAAGTTGAAGGACAAAGCG gCCAAATCCTACATCCAGGCCCTGCCACAGAGCCCCAAGAAGGATTTCTCTCAGCTTTTCCCGCGCGCCAGCCCCCAGG CTATAGACCTGCTGGAGAAGATGCTGGAGCTGGATGTGGACAAGCGCCTGACGGCCTCGCAGGCCCTCACCCACCCCTTCTTTGAACCCTTCCGGGACCCcgaggaggagacagaggcccAGCAGCCATTCGATGATTCCTTAGAACACGAGAAACTCACGGTGGATGAATGGAAGC AGCACATCTACAAGGAGATTGTGAACTTCAGCCCCATCGCCCGGAAGGACTCGCGGCGCCGGAGTGGCATGAAGCTCCAGTGA
- the MAPK13 gene encoding mitogen-activated protein kinase 13 isoform X7, translated as MGGCNGSAPSFFLLPPSWKLFYCFLLGRADSFGDAVSAGHDPLWEKIFGKKQKEILADVSNSQLWLSVGHGGGYLVMPFMQTDLQKIMGMEFSEDKIQYLVYQMLKGLKDLKPGNLAVNEDCELKILDFGLARPADAQMTGYVVTRWYRAPEVILSWMHYNQTVDIWSVGCIMAEMLTGKTLFKGKDYLDQLTQILKVTGVPGAEFVQKLKDKAAKSYIQALPQSPKKDFSQLFPRASPQAIDLLEKMLELDVDKRLTASQALTHPFFEPFRDPEEETEAQQPFDDSLEHEKLTVDEWKQHIYKEIVNFSPIARKDSRRRSGMKLQ; from the exons ATGGGAGGGTGCAATGGTTCagctccctccttcttccttcttccacccTCCTGGAAattgttttattgtttccttcttgGAAGGGCAGACAGTTTTGGTGACGCCGTCTCAGCCGGGCATGACCctctctgggagaaaatatttggaaagaagcagaaggaaatacTGGCAGATGTTTCTAACTCACAGCTGTGGCTTTCTGTGGGGCACggaggagg CTACCTGGTGATGCCCTTCATGCAGACGGACCTGCAGAAGATCATGGGGATGGAGTTCAGTGAGGACAAGATCCAGTACCTGGTGTATCAGATGCTCAAAGGTCTTAAG GACCTGAAGCCCGGCAACCTCGCTGTGAACGAGGACTGTGAGCTGAAG ATCTTGGATTTTGGGCTAGCACGGCCTGCAGACGCTCAGATGACTGGCTACGTGGTGACCCGCTGGTACCGGGCCCCTGAGGTGATCCTCAGCTGGATGCATTACAACCAGACTG TGGACATCTGGTCTGTGGGCTGTATCATGGCGGAGATGCTGACGGGGAAAACTCTGTTCAAGGGGAAAGATT ACCTGGACCAGCTGACCCAGATCCTGAAAGTGACCGGCGTGCCGGGCGCAGAGTTTGTGCAGAAGTTGAAGGACAAAGCG gCCAAATCCTACATCCAGGCCCTGCCACAGAGCCCCAAGAAGGATTTCTCTCAGCTTTTCCCGCGCGCCAGCCCCCAGG CTATAGACCTGCTGGAGAAGATGCTGGAGCTGGATGTGGACAAGCGCCTGACGGCCTCGCAGGCCCTCACCCACCCCTTCTTTGAACCCTTCCGGGACCCcgaggaggagacagaggcccAGCAGCCATTCGATGATTCCTTAGAACACGAGAAACTCACGGTGGATGAATGGAAGC AGCACATCTACAAGGAGATTGTGAACTTCAGCCCCATCGCCCGGAAGGACTCGCGGCGCCGGAGTGGCATGAAGCTCCAGTGA
- the MAPK13 gene encoding mitogen-activated protein kinase 13 isoform X5, whose amino-acid sequence MGGCNGSAPSFFLLPPSWKLFYCFLLGRADSFGDAVSAGHDPLWEKIFGKKQKEILADVSNSQLWLSVGHGGGYLVMPFMQTDLQKIMGMEFSEDKIQYLVYQMLKGLKYIHSAGVIHRDLKPGNLAVNEDCELKILDFGLARPADAQMTGYVVTRWYRAPEVILSWMHYNQTVDIWSVGCIMAEMLTGKTLFKGKDYLDQLTQILKVTGVPGAEFVQKLKDKAAKSYIQALPQSPKKDFSQLFPRASPQAIDLLEKMLELDVDKRLTASQALTHPFFEPFRDPEEETEAQQPFDDSLEHEKLTVDEWKQHIYKEIVNFSPIARKDSRRRSGMKLQ is encoded by the exons ATGGGAGGGTGCAATGGTTCagctccctccttcttccttcttccacccTCCTGGAAattgttttattgtttccttcttgGAAGGGCAGACAGTTTTGGTGACGCCGTCTCAGCCGGGCATGACCctctctgggagaaaatatttggaaagaagcagaaggaaatacTGGCAGATGTTTCTAACTCACAGCTGTGGCTTTCTGTGGGGCACggaggagg CTACCTGGTGATGCCCTTCATGCAGACGGACCTGCAGAAGATCATGGGGATGGAGTTCAGTGAGGACAAGATCCAGTACCTGGTGTATCAGATGCTCAAAGGTCTTAAG TACATCCACTCAGCTGGGGTCATCCACAGG GACCTGAAGCCCGGCAACCTCGCTGTGAACGAGGACTGTGAGCTGAAG ATCTTGGATTTTGGGCTAGCACGGCCTGCAGACGCTCAGATGACTGGCTACGTGGTGACCCGCTGGTACCGGGCCCCTGAGGTGATCCTCAGCTGGATGCATTACAACCAGACTG TGGACATCTGGTCTGTGGGCTGTATCATGGCGGAGATGCTGACGGGGAAAACTCTGTTCAAGGGGAAAGATT ACCTGGACCAGCTGACCCAGATCCTGAAAGTGACCGGCGTGCCGGGCGCAGAGTTTGTGCAGAAGTTGAAGGACAAAGCG gCCAAATCCTACATCCAGGCCCTGCCACAGAGCCCCAAGAAGGATTTCTCTCAGCTTTTCCCGCGCGCCAGCCCCCAGG CTATAGACCTGCTGGAGAAGATGCTGGAGCTGGATGTGGACAAGCGCCTGACGGCCTCGCAGGCCCTCACCCACCCCTTCTTTGAACCCTTCCGGGACCCcgaggaggagacagaggcccAGCAGCCATTCGATGATTCCTTAGAACACGAGAAACTCACGGTGGATGAATGGAAGC AGCACATCTACAAGGAGATTGTGAACTTCAGCCCCATCGCCCGGAAGGACTCGCGGCGCCGGAGTGGCATGAAGCTCCAGTGA
- the MAPK13 gene encoding mitogen-activated protein kinase 13 isoform X8, with translation MRWDAVAGRGGVGRGCQAPAWNTRLKRNSSWEKDYELQFGHFAFEEPVNIRRLISNSKYIWSLGRSGQTDLQKIMGMEFSEDKIQYLVYQMLKGLKYIHSAGVIHRDLKPGNLAVNEDCELKILDFGLARPADAQMTGYVVTRWYRAPEVILSWMHYNQTVDIWSVGCIMAEMLTGKTLFKGKDYLDQLTQILKVTGVPGAEFVQKLKDKAAKSYIQALPQSPKKDFSQLFPRASPQAIDLLEKMLELDVDKRLTASQALTHPFFEPFRDPEEETEAQQPFDDSLEHEKLTVDEWKQHIYKEIVNFSPIARKDSRRRSGMKLQ, from the exons ATGCGTTGGGATGCAGTGGCTGGGAGAGGTGGCGTAGGTCGGGGATGCCAGGCTCCTGCTTGGAATACAAGGCTGAAGAGGAACAGCTCTTGGGAGAAAGATTATGAACTCCAGTTTGGACACTTCGCTTTTGAAGAGCCTGTGAACATTCGACGTTTAATCAGCAATTCCAAATACATCTGGAGCTTGGGGAGGTCTGGGCAA ACGGACCTGCAGAAGATCATGGGGATGGAGTTCAGTGAGGACAAGATCCAGTACCTGGTGTATCAGATGCTCAAAGGTCTTAAG TACATCCACTCAGCTGGGGTCATCCACAGG GACCTGAAGCCCGGCAACCTCGCTGTGAACGAGGACTGTGAGCTGAAG ATCTTGGATTTTGGGCTAGCACGGCCTGCAGACGCTCAGATGACTGGCTACGTGGTGACCCGCTGGTACCGGGCCCCTGAGGTGATCCTCAGCTGGATGCATTACAACCAGACTG TGGACATCTGGTCTGTGGGCTGTATCATGGCGGAGATGCTGACGGGGAAAACTCTGTTCAAGGGGAAAGATT ACCTGGACCAGCTGACCCAGATCCTGAAAGTGACCGGCGTGCCGGGCGCAGAGTTTGTGCAGAAGTTGAAGGACAAAGCG gCCAAATCCTACATCCAGGCCCTGCCACAGAGCCCCAAGAAGGATTTCTCTCAGCTTTTCCCGCGCGCCAGCCCCCAGG CTATAGACCTGCTGGAGAAGATGCTGGAGCTGGATGTGGACAAGCGCCTGACGGCCTCGCAGGCCCTCACCCACCCCTTCTTTGAACCCTTCCGGGACCCcgaggaggagacagaggcccAGCAGCCATTCGATGATTCCTTAGAACACGAGAAACTCACGGTGGATGAATGGAAGC AGCACATCTACAAGGAGATTGTGAACTTCAGCCCCATCGCCCGGAAGGACTCGCGGCGCCGGAGTGGCATGAAGCTCCAGTGA